From Prionailurus viverrinus isolate Anna chromosome B2, UM_Priviv_1.0, whole genome shotgun sequence, the proteins below share one genomic window:
- the AKAP12 gene encoding A-kinase anchor protein 12 isoform X2: MPWWSNLCLGQRESEDVSERDSDKEMAAGSAVVGDITKDGQEEVPEIIEQIPSSESNLEELIQPTESQSNDVGFKKVFKFVGFKFTVKKDKTEKADTVQLLTVKKDEGEGGGTPDGAGDHQEPSQETGEATAKESELKQSTEKPEEALKHEQSTTEISLQAESGQAAEEGRDGEEKQKEPAKSLDSPTSPLASETASPFKKFFTQGWAGWRKKTSFRKPKEDELEASEKKKDQEPEKGDTQEQEETSEKAAPPEQPQPQEATESAGEARLSAEYEKVELPSDDQGQEAPEEKPAPLATEIFDDKVEIVAEVHVSTAEKKTEEQEAEVEEAEAAEPPPPETAVETPAELEKARPAAEPAKATEACAPGGDHSRPADLSPEEKAPPAHPEGLASEADVLSSQERTRAQGSPLKKLFTSTGLKKLSGKKQKGKRGGGDEEAGEHQAAAESPDSTDEQKGESSASSPEEPEEITCLERGVADAQQEGDAEEGAVSDGEKKREGVTPWASFKKMVTPKKRVRRLSESDREDELEKVKSATLSSTESAASETQEEAKGNGEEQKPEEPKRRVDTSVSWEALICVGSSKKRARKASSSDDEAAPKPAGGEGQKPEDAGKDKETGPDAALASSQEHDQGPGSSSPEQAGSPSEGEGVSTWESFKRLVTPRKKSKSKLEEKSEDSVTGPGLEHSASDVEPGKEESWVSIKKFIPGRRKKRSDGKPEQATVEDTGPTEVNEDDSDVPAVVPLSEYDAVEREKTEAQQAQKGEEKPEQKVAVSVSEELGPTLVHAVAVTVVDGARALSSVEERSPSWISASVTEPLEQTEEEARPLTEEASEGEVLAEETPVVAKTLPEGQDAIDDTVVSEVELTSEAVTAAETTEAFCAEEAAEASGAEETTDMVSAVSQLTDSPVTTEEATPVQEVEGGVPDIEDQERRTQEVLQAVAEKVREESQLPDARGPGDTMQTVQEVGAGIPEKVDAEEGSQEPDLKKETDVVTEVHVEETETETLTQEEVVVQATPESLEQVPRVADSVEPSELRTTCPAETLVGVKSEFILEQAVAPDSAETLTDSETNGSTPVADVEALNVTQQEKMTDIHEDPEVASGVQSQITEAEAVPAPEQMPPAPSSLQSQEEDTGHSKMEEVREHTDEEVSVETVPVLSKTEVTEEDGQSSDREAEGTPLVEGPEVSTDTETTVGEKETMEVALEGEVTEEPEFQKNDDTELQSHTPPPPTQVEEELVVEVEREKTEAKPTQASEEELEQKPAVTVSEELSKQLVQTISVAVVDGEKEVTSLEESSPGLAQEDAVYTETPAQSSEPSSPLTAAAVEEKVLGETVKILETPETLESADAHLIPEEKSSAKDEDFTAQPGEDEVPTGTESQPESVPEAVSAMPEGGISADLEADETTPQKRASDEEDEPAGCQEAQVSETSKEDLKAENEIWKLETESSKLVQNVIQTVVDRLVSTEETATDFQTQAQPIQADTQEARPQMEEKERELQASAQDETHTVAAEEESTLTTVEQTHSDVSKAVSEASEEIPAVEVESSGVTDQQLEEAVLPSEEKKETTGTKSIPEDGDRAELGERIEKSLSESQEDEKDDAVDDPESHHSALEDSEASGGLTKESLDTDGPALKEEEGGQEVEFQEGKAHGESDEEIETQTPGETQKQEEEPAKSEPTGS, translated from the coding sequence TtggacagagagagtcagaagATGTGAGCGAAAGAGACTCAGATAAAGAGATGGCTGCTGGTTCAGCGGTTGTGGGCGACATCACAAAGGATGGGCAGGAGGAAGTGCCTGAAATAATCGAACAGATTCCTTCTTCAGAAAGCAATTTGGAAGAGCTAATACAACCTACTGAGTCCCAGTCTAACGATGTTGGATTTAAGAAGGTGTTTAAGTTTGTCGGCTTTAAATTCACTGTAAAAAAGGATAAGACCGAGAAGGCTGACACGGTCCAACTGCTCACTGTCAAAAAAGACGAAGGTGAAGGAGGAGGGACGCCGGACGGGGCTGGCGACCACCAGGAGCCCAGCCAGGAGACCGGGGAAGCAACAGCCAAAGAAAGTGAGCTAAAACAATCCACAGAGAAACCCGAAGAAGCCCTCAAACACGAGCAGAGCACCACGGAAATTTCGCTTCAAGCTGAGTCTGGCCAAGcagcagaggaaggcagagatggagaagaaaagcaaaaggagCCCGCCAAATCTCTAGACTCCCCGACGAGTCCCCTGGCCAGCGAGACAGCGTCACCCTTCAAAAAATTCTTCACTCAAGGTTGGGCCGGCTGGAGAAAAAAGACCAGTTTCAGGAAGCCTAAGGAGGATGAGCTGGAagcttcagagaagaaaaaggaccAAGAGCCAGAAAAGGGAGACACACAAGAACAGGAAGAGACCTCTGAGAAAGCGGCTCCTCCTGAACAGCCACAGCCACAGGAGGCCACCGAGAGCGCCGGCGAGGCCCGACTGTCGGCGGAATATGAAAAAGTGGAGCTGCCCTCCGACGACCAAGGGCAGGAGGCTCCTGAAGAGAAACCCGCCCCTCTAGCGACGGAAATATTCGACGACAAGGTGGAGATCGTCGCAGAAGTCCACGTCAGCACGGCAGAGAAGAAAACCGAGGAGCAGGAAGCTGAGGTGGAGGAAGCGGAAGCCGCGGAGCCCCCGCCACCTGAAACAGCTGTGGAAACCCCGGCTGAACTTGAGAAAGCCAGGCCCGCGGCGGAGCCGGCGAAGGCCACGGAAGCGTGCGCCCCCGGCGGTGACCACAGCCGCCCCGCCGACCTGAGCCCCGAGGAGAAAGCGCCCCCCGCCCACCCCGAGGGCCTCGCGAGCGAGGCGGATGTGCTGTCCTCGCAGGAGAGAACGAGGGCGCAGGGAAGCCCTTTAAAGAAACTCTTCACCAGCACCGGCTTGAAAAAGCTTTCCGGGAAGAAGCAGAAAGGGAAGCGAGGGGGAGGAGACGAGGAGGCCGGGGAGCATCAAGCCGCAGCGGAGTCTCCGGACAGTACCGACGAACAGAAGGGCGAGAGCTCCGCTTCGTCGCCCGAGGAACCGGAGGAGATCACGTGTCTGGAGAGAGGCGTCGCGGACGCACAGCAAGAGGGGGACGCCGAGGAAGGCGCTGTTTCGGACGGGGAGAAGAAGCGAGAAGGGGTCACTCCCTGGGCGTCTTTCAAAAAGATGGTGACGCCCAAGAAGCGTGTCCGGAGGCTTTCGGAGAGTGATAGGGAGGACGAATTGGAGAAAGTAAAGAGCGCCACCCTGTCTTCCACGGAGAGCGCAGCCTCCGAGACGCAAGAGGAAGCAAAAGGCAACGGAGAGGAGCAAAAGCCCGAAGAACCAAAGCGCAGGGTGGATACTTCAGTCTCCTGGGAGGCTTTAATTTGTGTGGGATCGTCCAAGAAAAGGGCAAGGAAAGCATCATCTTCTGACGACGAAGCGGCACCAAAACCAGCGGGAGGAGAGGGCCAGAAGCCAGAAGAtgcaggaaaagacaaagaaacggGACCAGATGCTGCCCTCGCTAGTTCCCAGGAACACGATCAAGGGCCAGGAAGCTCCTCCCCCGAGCAAGCTGGGAGCCCCTCTGAGGGGGAGGGCGTTTCCACCTGGGAGTCATTTAAAAGATTAGTTACTCCAAGGAAAAAATCCAAGTCAAAACTGGAGGAGAAGAGCGAAGACTCCGTAACTGGGCCTGGCTTAGAACATTCAGCTTCAGATGTCGAACCCGGGAAAGAAGAGTCTTGGGTTTCAATTAAGAAATTTATTCCCGGGCGGAGGAAGAAAAGGTCAGATGGGAAACCGGAACAAGCCACCGTTGAAGACACGGGGCCAACAGAGGTCAACGAAGATGATTCTGATGTCCCAGCTGTGGTACCTCTGTCCGAGTACGATGCAGTAGAAAGGGAGAAAACCGAAGCACAGCAAGCCCAGAAGGGCGAGGAGAAGCCTGAGCAAAAGGTAGCTGTTTCTGTGTCAGAGGAGCTCGGTCCGACTCTGGTTCATGCTGTGGCTGTGACTGTTGTTGACGGGGCCAGGGCTCTTAGCAGTGTTGAAGAAAGGTCACCCTCTTGGATATCTGCCTCAGTGACAGAACCTCTTGAACAAACAGAAGAGGAAGCCAGACCCCTAACTGAGGAGGCATCTGAAGGGGAAGTCCTTGCAGAGGAAACCCCCGTTGTTGCCAAAACTCTGCCAGAGGGTCAAGACGCCATTGACGACACAGTCGTCAGCGAGGTGGAGTTGACTTCTGAAGCCGTGACAGCTGCGGAAACTACGGAGGCATTTTGTGCCGAAGAAGCAGCAGAAGCATCTGGTGCTGAAGAGACCACCGACATGGTCTCAGCTGTTTCTCAGTTAACTGACTCTCCAGTCACCACAGAGGAAGCGACGCCAGTTCAGGAGGTGGAAGGCGGTGTGCCAGACATAGAAGACCAAGAGAGGCGAACTCAAGAGGTCCTGCAGGCAGTCGCAGAAAAAGTTAGGGAGGAATCACAGTTGCCCGACGCCAGAGGGCCAGGAGACACGATGCAGACAGTGCAGGAAGTAGGGGCCGGAATTCCAGAGAAGGTGGACGCGGAAGAGGGTTCTCAAGAGCCGGATCTGAAGAAAGAGACGGACGTAGTGACAGAAGTACACGTAGAAGAAACTGAGACCGAGACCTTGACACAGGAGGAGGTGGTTGTACAGGCCACCCCCGAAAGCTTGGAACAAGTTCCTCGAGTCGCAGACAGTGTAGAGCCTAGTGAGCTTAGAACCACTTGTCCAGCTGAAACCTTGGTTGGGGTAAAATCAGAATTTATTCTAGAACAGGCTGTTGCTCCCGATTCAGCTGAAACCCTTACCGACAGCGAGACCAACGGAAGCACCCCAGTAGCAGATGTTGAGGCTCTAAATGTAACACAGCAAGAGAAGATGACAGACATCCACGAAGATCCCGAGGTCGCCTCTGGGGTACAGTCACAGATCACAGAAGCAGAGGCCGTTCCTGCACCAGAACAGATGCCTCCAGCACCTTCTAGTCTTCAATCCCAGGAAGAAGATACAGGACATTCAAAAATGGAAGAGGTTCGGGAACATACAGATGAAGAGGTATCAGTGGAAACTGTACCCGTTCTTTCAAAGACTGAAGTGACGGAAGAGGACGGCCAGTCTAGTGACCGGGAAGCCGAAGGCACACCGCTTGTTGAAGGCCCTGAGGTATCTACAGACACTGAAACAACGGTCGGTGAGAAAGAGACCATGGAGGTTGCCCTTGAAGGTGAAGTCACCGAAGAACCTGAATTTCAGAAGAATGATGATACTGAACTCCAGAGCCACACGCCACCTCCTCCAACCCAAGTGGAGGAAGAGCTGGTAGTTGAAGTAGAAAGGGAGAAAACGGAAGCAAAGCCAACCCAAGCGAGTGAAGAAGAACTTGAGCAAAAACCAGCCGTGACAGTATCTGAAGAGCTTAGTAAGCAGCTGGTGCAGACGATTAGCGTGGCCGTCGTCGACGGGGAAAAGGAGGTGACCAGTTTGGAAGAAAGTTCTCCTGGGCTGGCTCAAGAGGACGCGGTATACACAGAAACTCCAGCTCAAAGCTCTGAGCCGTCATCACCTCTAACGGCTGCAGCAGTGGAGGAGAAGGTCTTGGGAGAAACCGTCAAGATTTTAGAAACACCTGAAACCCTGGAATCTGCAGATGCACATTTAATACCAGAAGAAAAATCCTCTGCAAAAGATGAGGACTTCACTGCTCAGCCAGGGGAAGACGAGGTGCCCACAGGGACGGAGTCTCAGCCGGAATCGGTACCGGAGGCCGTATCGGCCATGCCTGAAGGAGGGATCAGTGCTGACCTGGAAGCAGACGAAACCACACCACAGAAACGGGCCTCAGATGAAGAGGACGAGCCGGCTGGTTGCCAGGAAGCCCAAGTAAGTGAAACTAGCAAGGAAGATTTAAAGGCTGAAAACGAGATTTGGAAACTTGAGACTGAGAGCAGTAAACTTGTACAAAATGTGATCCAGACCGTTGTTGACCGGTTAGTAAGTACTGAAGAAACAGCCACTGATTTCCAGACACAGGCTCAACCTATACAAGCTGACACCCAGGAAGCTAGACCGcaaatggaggagaaagaaagggaacttCAGGCCTCTGCACAGGACGAAACACACACCGTGGCGGCCGAAGAAGAATCCACGCTAACCACCGTGGAACAAACCCACTCTGACGTTTCCAAAGCTGTGAGCGAAGCTTCCGAAGAGATTCCAGCCGTGGAGGTAGAAAGTTCCGGTGTAACCGACCAGCAGCTCGAAGAGGCAGTTCTCCCGtcggaggaaaagaaagaaacaactggAACAAAGTCTATTCCAGAAGATGGCGATCGTGCCGAGTTAGGCGAAAGGATAGAGAAGTCGCTGTCTGAATCCCAGGAAGATGAAAAGGATGATGCTGTTGATGACCCTGAGAGCCACCACTCAGCCCTGGAAGATTCTGAGGCCTCAGGAGGCTTAACCAAAGAGTCCCTGGACACAGATGGACCAGCGCTGAAAGAGGAGGAAGGTGGCCAGGAAGTAGAATTTCAGGAAGGAAAAGCCCACGGTGAGTCAGACGAAGAGATCGAAACCCAGACACCGGGAGAGACGCAGAAACAAGAGGAAGAACCAGCAAAATCAGAACCCACAGGATCCTAA
- the AKAP12 gene encoding A-kinase anchor protein 12 isoform X1 has product MGAGSSTEQRSPEQPEAGSATPAEPEPSAGGLAAEEAPGAQGDPAIAAADPATKLLQKNGQLSPANGLAEEEDFSPQEGALNGQEEEVPVTDVGQRESEDVSERDSDKEMAAGSAVVGDITKDGQEEVPEIIEQIPSSESNLEELIQPTESQSNDVGFKKVFKFVGFKFTVKKDKTEKADTVQLLTVKKDEGEGGGTPDGAGDHQEPSQETGEATAKESELKQSTEKPEEALKHEQSTTEISLQAESGQAAEEGRDGEEKQKEPAKSLDSPTSPLASETASPFKKFFTQGWAGWRKKTSFRKPKEDELEASEKKKDQEPEKGDTQEQEETSEKAAPPEQPQPQEATESAGEARLSAEYEKVELPSDDQGQEAPEEKPAPLATEIFDDKVEIVAEVHVSTAEKKTEEQEAEVEEAEAAEPPPPETAVETPAELEKARPAAEPAKATEACAPGGDHSRPADLSPEEKAPPAHPEGLASEADVLSSQERTRAQGSPLKKLFTSTGLKKLSGKKQKGKRGGGDEEAGEHQAAAESPDSTDEQKGESSASSPEEPEEITCLERGVADAQQEGDAEEGAVSDGEKKREGVTPWASFKKMVTPKKRVRRLSESDREDELEKVKSATLSSTESAASETQEEAKGNGEEQKPEEPKRRVDTSVSWEALICVGSSKKRARKASSSDDEAAPKPAGGEGQKPEDAGKDKETGPDAALASSQEHDQGPGSSSPEQAGSPSEGEGVSTWESFKRLVTPRKKSKSKLEEKSEDSVTGPGLEHSASDVEPGKEESWVSIKKFIPGRRKKRSDGKPEQATVEDTGPTEVNEDDSDVPAVVPLSEYDAVEREKTEAQQAQKGEEKPEQKVAVSVSEELGPTLVHAVAVTVVDGARALSSVEERSPSWISASVTEPLEQTEEEARPLTEEASEGEVLAEETPVVAKTLPEGQDAIDDTVVSEVELTSEAVTAAETTEAFCAEEAAEASGAEETTDMVSAVSQLTDSPVTTEEATPVQEVEGGVPDIEDQERRTQEVLQAVAEKVREESQLPDARGPGDTMQTVQEVGAGIPEKVDAEEGSQEPDLKKETDVVTEVHVEETETETLTQEEVVVQATPESLEQVPRVADSVEPSELRTTCPAETLVGVKSEFILEQAVAPDSAETLTDSETNGSTPVADVEALNVTQQEKMTDIHEDPEVASGVQSQITEAEAVPAPEQMPPAPSSLQSQEEDTGHSKMEEVREHTDEEVSVETVPVLSKTEVTEEDGQSSDREAEGTPLVEGPEVSTDTETTVGEKETMEVALEGEVTEEPEFQKNDDTELQSHTPPPPTQVEEELVVEVEREKTEAKPTQASEEELEQKPAVTVSEELSKQLVQTISVAVVDGEKEVTSLEESSPGLAQEDAVYTETPAQSSEPSSPLTAAAVEEKVLGETVKILETPETLESADAHLIPEEKSSAKDEDFTAQPGEDEVPTGTESQPESVPEAVSAMPEGGISADLEADETTPQKRASDEEDEPAGCQEAQVSETSKEDLKAENEIWKLETESSKLVQNVIQTVVDRLVSTEETATDFQTQAQPIQADTQEARPQMEEKERELQASAQDETHTVAAEEESTLTTVEQTHSDVSKAVSEASEEIPAVEVESSGVTDQQLEEAVLPSEEKKETTGTKSIPEDGDRAELGERIEKSLSESQEDEKDDAVDDPESHHSALEDSEASGGLTKESLDTDGPALKEEEGGQEVEFQEGKAHGESDEEIETQTPGETQKQEEEPAKSEPTGS; this is encoded by the coding sequence TtggacagagagagtcagaagATGTGAGCGAAAGAGACTCAGATAAAGAGATGGCTGCTGGTTCAGCGGTTGTGGGCGACATCACAAAGGATGGGCAGGAGGAAGTGCCTGAAATAATCGAACAGATTCCTTCTTCAGAAAGCAATTTGGAAGAGCTAATACAACCTACTGAGTCCCAGTCTAACGATGTTGGATTTAAGAAGGTGTTTAAGTTTGTCGGCTTTAAATTCACTGTAAAAAAGGATAAGACCGAGAAGGCTGACACGGTCCAACTGCTCACTGTCAAAAAAGACGAAGGTGAAGGAGGAGGGACGCCGGACGGGGCTGGCGACCACCAGGAGCCCAGCCAGGAGACCGGGGAAGCAACAGCCAAAGAAAGTGAGCTAAAACAATCCACAGAGAAACCCGAAGAAGCCCTCAAACACGAGCAGAGCACCACGGAAATTTCGCTTCAAGCTGAGTCTGGCCAAGcagcagaggaaggcagagatggagaagaaaagcaaaaggagCCCGCCAAATCTCTAGACTCCCCGACGAGTCCCCTGGCCAGCGAGACAGCGTCACCCTTCAAAAAATTCTTCACTCAAGGTTGGGCCGGCTGGAGAAAAAAGACCAGTTTCAGGAAGCCTAAGGAGGATGAGCTGGAagcttcagagaagaaaaaggaccAAGAGCCAGAAAAGGGAGACACACAAGAACAGGAAGAGACCTCTGAGAAAGCGGCTCCTCCTGAACAGCCACAGCCACAGGAGGCCACCGAGAGCGCCGGCGAGGCCCGACTGTCGGCGGAATATGAAAAAGTGGAGCTGCCCTCCGACGACCAAGGGCAGGAGGCTCCTGAAGAGAAACCCGCCCCTCTAGCGACGGAAATATTCGACGACAAGGTGGAGATCGTCGCAGAAGTCCACGTCAGCACGGCAGAGAAGAAAACCGAGGAGCAGGAAGCTGAGGTGGAGGAAGCGGAAGCCGCGGAGCCCCCGCCACCTGAAACAGCTGTGGAAACCCCGGCTGAACTTGAGAAAGCCAGGCCCGCGGCGGAGCCGGCGAAGGCCACGGAAGCGTGCGCCCCCGGCGGTGACCACAGCCGCCCCGCCGACCTGAGCCCCGAGGAGAAAGCGCCCCCCGCCCACCCCGAGGGCCTCGCGAGCGAGGCGGATGTGCTGTCCTCGCAGGAGAGAACGAGGGCGCAGGGAAGCCCTTTAAAGAAACTCTTCACCAGCACCGGCTTGAAAAAGCTTTCCGGGAAGAAGCAGAAAGGGAAGCGAGGGGGAGGAGACGAGGAGGCCGGGGAGCATCAAGCCGCAGCGGAGTCTCCGGACAGTACCGACGAACAGAAGGGCGAGAGCTCCGCTTCGTCGCCCGAGGAACCGGAGGAGATCACGTGTCTGGAGAGAGGCGTCGCGGACGCACAGCAAGAGGGGGACGCCGAGGAAGGCGCTGTTTCGGACGGGGAGAAGAAGCGAGAAGGGGTCACTCCCTGGGCGTCTTTCAAAAAGATGGTGACGCCCAAGAAGCGTGTCCGGAGGCTTTCGGAGAGTGATAGGGAGGACGAATTGGAGAAAGTAAAGAGCGCCACCCTGTCTTCCACGGAGAGCGCAGCCTCCGAGACGCAAGAGGAAGCAAAAGGCAACGGAGAGGAGCAAAAGCCCGAAGAACCAAAGCGCAGGGTGGATACTTCAGTCTCCTGGGAGGCTTTAATTTGTGTGGGATCGTCCAAGAAAAGGGCAAGGAAAGCATCATCTTCTGACGACGAAGCGGCACCAAAACCAGCGGGAGGAGAGGGCCAGAAGCCAGAAGAtgcaggaaaagacaaagaaacggGACCAGATGCTGCCCTCGCTAGTTCCCAGGAACACGATCAAGGGCCAGGAAGCTCCTCCCCCGAGCAAGCTGGGAGCCCCTCTGAGGGGGAGGGCGTTTCCACCTGGGAGTCATTTAAAAGATTAGTTACTCCAAGGAAAAAATCCAAGTCAAAACTGGAGGAGAAGAGCGAAGACTCCGTAACTGGGCCTGGCTTAGAACATTCAGCTTCAGATGTCGAACCCGGGAAAGAAGAGTCTTGGGTTTCAATTAAGAAATTTATTCCCGGGCGGAGGAAGAAAAGGTCAGATGGGAAACCGGAACAAGCCACCGTTGAAGACACGGGGCCAACAGAGGTCAACGAAGATGATTCTGATGTCCCAGCTGTGGTACCTCTGTCCGAGTACGATGCAGTAGAAAGGGAGAAAACCGAAGCACAGCAAGCCCAGAAGGGCGAGGAGAAGCCTGAGCAAAAGGTAGCTGTTTCTGTGTCAGAGGAGCTCGGTCCGACTCTGGTTCATGCTGTGGCTGTGACTGTTGTTGACGGGGCCAGGGCTCTTAGCAGTGTTGAAGAAAGGTCACCCTCTTGGATATCTGCCTCAGTGACAGAACCTCTTGAACAAACAGAAGAGGAAGCCAGACCCCTAACTGAGGAGGCATCTGAAGGGGAAGTCCTTGCAGAGGAAACCCCCGTTGTTGCCAAAACTCTGCCAGAGGGTCAAGACGCCATTGACGACACAGTCGTCAGCGAGGTGGAGTTGACTTCTGAAGCCGTGACAGCTGCGGAAACTACGGAGGCATTTTGTGCCGAAGAAGCAGCAGAAGCATCTGGTGCTGAAGAGACCACCGACATGGTCTCAGCTGTTTCTCAGTTAACTGACTCTCCAGTCACCACAGAGGAAGCGACGCCAGTTCAGGAGGTGGAAGGCGGTGTGCCAGACATAGAAGACCAAGAGAGGCGAACTCAAGAGGTCCTGCAGGCAGTCGCAGAAAAAGTTAGGGAGGAATCACAGTTGCCCGACGCCAGAGGGCCAGGAGACACGATGCAGACAGTGCAGGAAGTAGGGGCCGGAATTCCAGAGAAGGTGGACGCGGAAGAGGGTTCTCAAGAGCCGGATCTGAAGAAAGAGACGGACGTAGTGACAGAAGTACACGTAGAAGAAACTGAGACCGAGACCTTGACACAGGAGGAGGTGGTTGTACAGGCCACCCCCGAAAGCTTGGAACAAGTTCCTCGAGTCGCAGACAGTGTAGAGCCTAGTGAGCTTAGAACCACTTGTCCAGCTGAAACCTTGGTTGGGGTAAAATCAGAATTTATTCTAGAACAGGCTGTTGCTCCCGATTCAGCTGAAACCCTTACCGACAGCGAGACCAACGGAAGCACCCCAGTAGCAGATGTTGAGGCTCTAAATGTAACACAGCAAGAGAAGATGACAGACATCCACGAAGATCCCGAGGTCGCCTCTGGGGTACAGTCACAGATCACAGAAGCAGAGGCCGTTCCTGCACCAGAACAGATGCCTCCAGCACCTTCTAGTCTTCAATCCCAGGAAGAAGATACAGGACATTCAAAAATGGAAGAGGTTCGGGAACATACAGATGAAGAGGTATCAGTGGAAACTGTACCCGTTCTTTCAAAGACTGAAGTGACGGAAGAGGACGGCCAGTCTAGTGACCGGGAAGCCGAAGGCACACCGCTTGTTGAAGGCCCTGAGGTATCTACAGACACTGAAACAACGGTCGGTGAGAAAGAGACCATGGAGGTTGCCCTTGAAGGTGAAGTCACCGAAGAACCTGAATTTCAGAAGAATGATGATACTGAACTCCAGAGCCACACGCCACCTCCTCCAACCCAAGTGGAGGAAGAGCTGGTAGTTGAAGTAGAAAGGGAGAAAACGGAAGCAAAGCCAACCCAAGCGAGTGAAGAAGAACTTGAGCAAAAACCAGCCGTGACAGTATCTGAAGAGCTTAGTAAGCAGCTGGTGCAGACGATTAGCGTGGCCGTCGTCGACGGGGAAAAGGAGGTGACCAGTTTGGAAGAAAGTTCTCCTGGGCTGGCTCAAGAGGACGCGGTATACACAGAAACTCCAGCTCAAAGCTCTGAGCCGTCATCACCTCTAACGGCTGCAGCAGTGGAGGAGAAGGTCTTGGGAGAAACCGTCAAGATTTTAGAAACACCTGAAACCCTGGAATCTGCAGATGCACATTTAATACCAGAAGAAAAATCCTCTGCAAAAGATGAGGACTTCACTGCTCAGCCAGGGGAAGACGAGGTGCCCACAGGGACGGAGTCTCAGCCGGAATCGGTACCGGAGGCCGTATCGGCCATGCCTGAAGGAGGGATCAGTGCTGACCTGGAAGCAGACGAAACCACACCACAGAAACGGGCCTCAGATGAAGAGGACGAGCCGGCTGGTTGCCAGGAAGCCCAAGTAAGTGAAACTAGCAAGGAAGATTTAAAGGCTGAAAACGAGATTTGGAAACTTGAGACTGAGAGCAGTAAACTTGTACAAAATGTGATCCAGACCGTTGTTGACCGGTTAGTAAGTACTGAAGAAACAGCCACTGATTTCCAGACACAGGCTCAACCTATACAAGCTGACACCCAGGAAGCTAGACCGcaaatggaggagaaagaaagggaacttCAGGCCTCTGCACAGGACGAAACACACACCGTGGCGGCCGAAGAAGAATCCACGCTAACCACCGTGGAACAAACCCACTCTGACGTTTCCAAAGCTGTGAGCGAAGCTTCCGAAGAGATTCCAGCCGTGGAGGTAGAAAGTTCCGGTGTAACCGACCAGCAGCTCGAAGAGGCAGTTCTCCCGtcggaggaaaagaaagaaacaactggAACAAAGTCTATTCCAGAAGATGGCGATCGTGCCGAGTTAGGCGAAAGGATAGAGAAGTCGCTGTCTGAATCCCAGGAAGATGAAAAGGATGATGCTGTTGATGACCCTGAGAGCCACCACTCAGCCCTGGAAGATTCTGAGGCCTCAGGAGGCTTAACCAAAGAGTCCCTGGACACAGATGGACCAGCGCTGAAAGAGGAGGAAGGTGGCCAGGAAGTAGAATTTCAGGAAGGAAAAGCCCACGGTGAGTCAGACGAAGAGATCGAAACCCAGACACCGGGAGAGACGCAGAAACAAGAGGAAGAACCAGCAAAATCAGAACCCACAGGATCCTAA